A portion of the Sabethes cyaneus chromosome 3, idSabCyanKW18_F2, whole genome shotgun sequence genome contains these proteins:
- the LOC128742449 gene encoding titin-like: MKSFIVLSMAIAIALGAAIDRPEQKQDDAVVAESKQYEKRGLSDHRFSYGRHMEMYGSKPTSEYGAESVEDLKHLYQNHKAHDWSNERPSYLMKKVPVPYRVEVEKHTIIEKKVPVHVDRPVPYPVEVERKVPVYVEKRVPVHVDRPVPYEVKVPYPVEVEKKYPVYVEKKVHIDRPVPYRVEVEKKVPVVVEKKVPVHVDRFVAVPVEVKVPVLHKVQVEVPQPYTVQIPKPYPVYVEKEIIKHVERPVRVEVEKKVPVPVVHRVEVPKPYAIYVQRPVLVEKQQNDEHRHHSEHDHKDEHVALKLTGFVSEPLHHDNHDEEYHHQNQEQHHAHHVAEHLAQHKDEHDANEDYHHQTQHHQQQHDRYEHQQAADHQHHDQHQAHHDAEQHQPEQHHHIQMHYKRESKE, from the exons ATGAAG AGTTTTATAGTACTATCCATGGCTATAGCCATTGCGCTGGGAGCGGCTATCGATCGGCCAGAGCAGAAACAGGACGATGCCGTTGTGGCAGAATCTAAACAATACGAAAAACGTGGACTTAGTGATCACCGGTTCTCTTATGGACGTCATATGGAAATGTACGGCAGCAAACCGACTTCTGAGTATGGTGCCGAAAGTGTAGAGGATCTGAAGCATCTCTACCAGAATCATAAAGCCCACGACTGGTCTAACGAAAGGCCTTCCTATCTTATGAAGAAGGTTCCAGTTCCATACCGAGTAGAAGTAGAGAAACATACTATCATTGAGAAGAAGGTGCCAGTTCATGTAGATCGGCCAGTTCCATATCCAGTTGAAGTTGAACGTAAGGTGCCAGTTTATGTCGAAAAACGTGTCCCTGTACATGTTGATCGTCCAGTTCCTTATGAAGTGAAAGTTCCATATCCAGTCGAAGTCGAGAAAAAATACCCAGTGTACGTTGAGAAAAAGGTCCATATTGATCGTCCAGTCCCATACCGCGTCGAAGTGGAAAAGAAAGTTCCAGTCGTCGTAGAAAAGAAGGTCCCAGTGCACGTCGACCGTTTTGTAGCCGTTCCAGTGGAAGTGAAAGTCCCAGTACTCCACAAGGTCCAAGTTGAAGTTCCACAGCCTTATACTGTTCAAATCCCGAAGCCCTATCCGGTGTACGTCGAAAAGGAAATCATCAAACATGTCGAGAGGCCGGTGCGCGTAGAAGTGGAGAAGAAggttccagttccagttgtTCACAGAGTCGAAGTTCCGAAACCGTATGCCATCTACGTCCAACGACCGGTTCTGGTTGAAAAGCAACAGAATGACGAACATCGTCACCACAGTGAACACGACCACAAGGATGAACACGTGGCACTGAAACTGACCGGATTCGTATCGGAACCGCTTCACCATGATAATCATGATGAAGAATACCACCATCAAAACCAAGAACAACATCACGCTCATCATGTTGCTGAACACCTAGCTCAGCACAAGGATGAGCACGATGCTAACGAAGATTACCATCATCAAACTCAACACCATCAACAACAGCATGATCGGTATGAGCATCAGCAGGCTGCCGATCATCAACATCACGATCAGCACCAGGCCCACCACGATGCTGAACAACATCAACCCGAACAGCATCATCACATCCAGATGCACTACAAGCGTGAGTCCAAAGAGTGA